A window of Strix aluco isolate bStrAlu1 chromosome 11, bStrAlu1.hap1, whole genome shotgun sequence contains these coding sequences:
- the TKT gene encoding transketolase, with translation MEDYHKPDQQTLQALKDTANRLRISSIKATTAAGSGHPTSCCSAAEIMSVLFFHTMRYKVQDPRNASNDRFVLSKGHAAPILYSVWAEAGFLQEAELLNLRKIDSVLEGHPVPRQAFTDVATGSLGQGLGAACGMAYTGKFFDRASYRVYCLLGDGELSEGSVWEAMAFAGFYKLDNLVAIFDVNRLGQSDPAPLQHHVEIYQKRCEAFGWHAIIVDGHSVEELCKAFGQAKHQPTAIIAKTFKGKGISGVEDKESWHGKPLPKNMAEQVIQEIDDKIQNKKKLSPALPEEDAPLVNIRNIKMPSPPTYKVGEKWATRKAYGVALAKLGHANDRVIALDGDTKNSTFSELFKKEHPSRYIECYIAEQNMVSVAVGCATRDRTVAFASTFATFFTRAFDQIRMAAISESNINLCGSHCGVSIGEDGPSQMGLEDLCMFRAVPNATVFYPSDAVATEKAVEIAANTKGICFIRTSRPENPVIYSNNEDFHIGQAKVVVKSKDDQVTVIGAGVTLHEALAAAEQLRKEKIFIRVIDPFTIKPLDKKTILENARVTKGRIITVEDHYHEGGIGEAVCAAVVGEPGITVHRLAVSHVPRSGKSAELLKMFGIDKDAIVQAVKVAVSKSRNAE, from the exons CCACCCTACGTCATGTTGCAGTGCAGCAGAGATTATGTCTGTGCTGTTTTTCCATACCATGAGGTACAAAGTGCAAGATCCCAGAAACGCCAGCAACGACCGGTTTGTTCTTTCAAAG GGTCACGCAGCACCAATTTTATATTCTGTTTGGGCAGAGGCAGGCTTTCTACAAGAAGCAGAATTACTGAACTTGAGGAAAATTGATTCTGTCTTAGAAGGACACCCAGTACCA AGACAAGCATTCACTGATGTGGCTACTGGATCCCTTGGTCAGGGTCTTGGTGCTGCATGTGGAATGGCATACACTGGCAAATTCTTTGACAGAGCCAG CTATCGAGTATATTGTCTGCTTGGAGATGGGGAGTTATCTGAAGGCTCTGTTTGGGAGGCAATGGCCTTTGCTGGGTTTTACAAGCTTGATAATCTCGTTGCTATATTTGATGTTAACCGCCTTGGACAAAGCGACCCTGCCCCTCTGCAACATCATGTCGAAATTTACCAGAAACGCTGCGAGGCCTTTGG CTGGCACGCTATCATCGTTGATGGACACAGTGTGGAGGAACTTTGCAAAGCCTTTGGCCAGGCCAAACATCAGCCAACAGCTATCATTGCAAAGACTTTTAAAGGCAAAGGCATATCAG GTGTTGAAGATAAGGAAAGCTGGCATGGAAAGCCCCTCCCAAAAAACATGGCTGAacaagtcattcaggaaatagatgacaaaatccaaaataagaaaaagctttCTCCAGCCCTCCCAGAAGAAGATGCACCTTTAGTAAATATTAGAAACATTAAGATGCCATCTCCACCAACTTACAAAGTGGGAGAAAAG tGGGCTACCCGCAAAGCTTACGGTGTTGCACTTGCAAAACTGGGCCATGCTAATGATCGAGTGATTGCTTTGGATGGAGACACCAAGAACTCCACTTTCTCAGAGCTTTTTAAGAAAGAACATCCCAGTCGCTACATTGAATGCTACATTGCTGAACAGAACATG GTGAGCGTTGCAGTTGGTTGTGCCACTCGTGACAGAACTGTTGCTTTTGCCAGCACCTTTGCTACCTTCTTCACACGGGCGTTTGACCAGATCCGTATGGCTGCCATCTCCGAGAGTAACATCAATCTCTGTGGGTCGCACTGCGGTGTGTCTATTG GTGAGGATGGGCCATCTCAGATGGGACTGGAGGATCTGTGCATGTTCCGGGCTGTTCCCAATGCCACTGTGTTTTACCCTAGTGATGCTGTAGCCACTGAAAAAGCAGTGGAAATAGCTGCCAACACCAAG GGCATTTGTTTCATAAGAACTAGTCGTCCTGAAAATCCTGTCATTTACAGCAACAACGAGGACTTCCATATTGGACAGGCAAAG GTGGTTGTGAAGAGTAAGGATGACCAGGTGACTGTGATTGGAGCAGGAGTCACTCTGCACGAGGCTCTGGCCgcagcagagcagctgagaaAAG aaaaaatctTCATCCGTGTGATTGATCCCTTCACTATAAAGCCCCTGGATAAGAAGACAATACTTGAAAATGCAAGAGTGACCAAGGGCAGAATCATCACTGTTGAGGACCATTACCATGAAG GTGGCATTGGAGAAGCAGTGTGTGCTGCAGTCGTGGGTGAGCCTGGTATCACAGTCCATCGCTTGGCTGTATCTCACGTACCACGCAGCGGGAAGTCAGCTGAGCTCCTGAAGATGTTTGGCATTGATAAAGATGCCATTGTGCAAGCTGTTAAGGTGGCAGTGTCCAAATCAAGAAATGCGGAGTAG
- the TMEM40 gene encoding transmembrane protein 40 isoform X5, with protein MENLDVLFPDLTEEQQDIFQRVFTADASYLENHEKMNQSFWESLVKCLSTTDPPILNTEEKNNLLNSCSVLPGGCAACLKAIEKKGVRAMAVLYLLLKATNPSGYRQLPSSKGKDEKLKPLKRLERNLMLSQGEKKAENSSHESMDEDTQDSDGEDLGRQKTEGQLLGGIPAEVVPYRDPEITRREDSIAGAYENENTHLHQWAVRWMGIRKDDEFFHFVILCFAIGALLICYYYYKDWTISLGIGLITFASLETTGIYFGLGKLLWQPKEIPIKEMIRPNATNDI; from the exons ATGGAGAACTTGGATGTCCTGTTCCCAGATCTTACTGAAGAACAGCAAG ACATTTTCCAGAGGGTTTTTACTGCTGATGCCAGTTACTTGGAAAATCATGAGAAAATGAACCAGTCCTTCTGGGAATCACTTGTAAAATGTTTATCCACCACTGACCCACCTATCCTGAATACTGAAGAAAAGAACAAT CTCCTCAACAGCTGCAGTGTCCTTCCCGGTGGCTGTGCAGCCTGCCTGAAGGCCATAGAGAAGAAAGGAGTCAGGGCCATGGCTGTTCTTTACCTCTTGCTGAAGGCAACCAACCCATCTGGGTACAGGCAGCTGCCCAGCTCCAAGGGAAAGG ATGAAAAATTGAAACCCCTGAAGAGATTGGAAAGGAATCTCATGCtttcacaaggggaaaaaaaggctgaaaactcATCCCATGAGTCCATGGATGAAGATACGCAAG ACAGTGATGGGGAAGATTTAGGAAGACAGAAGACTGAAGGCCAATTACTTGGAG GCATACCAGCAGAGGTTGTTCCCTACAGAGATCCAG AGATTACCAGAAGAGAAGATTCAATTGCAGGTG CATACGAGAACGAGAACACTCACCTCCATCAGTGGGCAGTACGGTGGATGGGCATACGGAAGGAtg ATGAATTCTTTCATTTTGTCATTCTTTGCTTTGCAATTGGAGCTTTACTAATTTGCTACTACTACTATAAAG ATTGGACTATTTCTCTTGGAATTGGTTTAATCACCTTTGCTTCCCTGGAAACCACTGGGATATACTTTGGTCTGG GTAAACTCCTATGGCAGCCAAAAGAAATACCAATCAAGGAGATGATCCGACCCAATGCTACCAATGATATTTGA
- the TMEM40 gene encoding transmembrane protein 40 isoform X4, translating into MENLDVLFPDLTEEQQDIFQRVFTADASYLENHEKMNQSFWESLVKCLSTTDPPILNTEEKNNLLNSCSVLPGGCAACLKAIEKKGVRAMAVLYLLLKATNPSGYRQLPSSKGKDEKLKPLKRLERNLMLSQGEKKAENSSHESMDEDTQDSDGEDLGRQKTEGQLLGGIPAEVVPYRDPEITRREDSIAGAYENENTHLHQWAVRWMGIRKDDEFFHFVILCFAIGALLICYYYYKDWTISLGIGLITFASLETTGIYFGLVYRIRSVLDGLVPLIDKFRPTGMRKAA; encoded by the exons ATGGAGAACTTGGATGTCCTGTTCCCAGATCTTACTGAAGAACAGCAAG ACATTTTCCAGAGGGTTTTTACTGCTGATGCCAGTTACTTGGAAAATCATGAGAAAATGAACCAGTCCTTCTGGGAATCACTTGTAAAATGTTTATCCACCACTGACCCACCTATCCTGAATACTGAAGAAAAGAACAAT CTCCTCAACAGCTGCAGTGTCCTTCCCGGTGGCTGTGCAGCCTGCCTGAAGGCCATAGAGAAGAAAGGAGTCAGGGCCATGGCTGTTCTTTACCTCTTGCTGAAGGCAACCAACCCATCTGGGTACAGGCAGCTGCCCAGCTCCAAGGGAAAGG ATGAAAAATTGAAACCCCTGAAGAGATTGGAAAGGAATCTCATGCtttcacaaggggaaaaaaaggctgaaaactcATCCCATGAGTCCATGGATGAAGATACGCAAG ACAGTGATGGGGAAGATTTAGGAAGACAGAAGACTGAAGGCCAATTACTTGGAG GCATACCAGCAGAGGTTGTTCCCTACAGAGATCCAG AGATTACCAGAAGAGAAGATTCAATTGCAGGTG CATACGAGAACGAGAACACTCACCTCCATCAGTGGGCAGTACGGTGGATGGGCATACGGAAGGAtg ATGAATTCTTTCATTTTGTCATTCTTTGCTTTGCAATTGGAGCTTTACTAATTTGCTACTACTACTATAAAG ATTGGACTATTTCTCTTGGAATTGGTTTAATCACCTTTGCTTCCCTGGAAACCACTGGGATATACTTTGGTCTGG TGTATCGAATTCGGAGCGTTCTTGACGGTTTGGTTCCTCTGATTGACAAATTCAGGCCAACAG GTATGAGGAAAGCTGCCTAG
- the TMEM40 gene encoding transmembrane protein 40 isoform X1, translated as MENLDVLFPDLTEEQQDIFQRVFTADASYLENHEKMNQSFWESLVKCLSTTDPPILNTEEKNNLLNSCSVLPGGCAACLKAIEKKGVRAMAVLYLLLKATNPSGYRQLPSSKGKDEKLKPLKRLERNLMLSQGEKKAENSSHESMDEDTQDSDGEDLGRQKTEGQLLGGIPAEVVPYRDPEITRREDSIAGAYENENTHLHQWAVRWMGIRKDDEFFHFVILCFAIGALLICYYYYKDWTISLGIGLITFASLETTGIYFGLVYRIRSVLDGLVPLIDKFRPTGNSDLPTDCMQSPDLPGYFILVKS; from the exons ATGGAGAACTTGGATGTCCTGTTCCCAGATCTTACTGAAGAACAGCAAG ACATTTTCCAGAGGGTTTTTACTGCTGATGCCAGTTACTTGGAAAATCATGAGAAAATGAACCAGTCCTTCTGGGAATCACTTGTAAAATGTTTATCCACCACTGACCCACCTATCCTGAATACTGAAGAAAAGAACAAT CTCCTCAACAGCTGCAGTGTCCTTCCCGGTGGCTGTGCAGCCTGCCTGAAGGCCATAGAGAAGAAAGGAGTCAGGGCCATGGCTGTTCTTTACCTCTTGCTGAAGGCAACCAACCCATCTGGGTACAGGCAGCTGCCCAGCTCCAAGGGAAAGG ATGAAAAATTGAAACCCCTGAAGAGATTGGAAAGGAATCTCATGCtttcacaaggggaaaaaaaggctgaaaactcATCCCATGAGTCCATGGATGAAGATACGCAAG ACAGTGATGGGGAAGATTTAGGAAGACAGAAGACTGAAGGCCAATTACTTGGAG GCATACCAGCAGAGGTTGTTCCCTACAGAGATCCAG AGATTACCAGAAGAGAAGATTCAATTGCAGGTG CATACGAGAACGAGAACACTCACCTCCATCAGTGGGCAGTACGGTGGATGGGCATACGGAAGGAtg ATGAATTCTTTCATTTTGTCATTCTTTGCTTTGCAATTGGAGCTTTACTAATTTGCTACTACTACTATAAAG ATTGGACTATTTCTCTTGGAATTGGTTTAATCACCTTTGCTTCCCTGGAAACCACTGGGATATACTTTGGTCTGG TGTATCGAATTCGGAGCGTTCTTGACGGTTTGGTTCCTCTGATTGACAAATTCAGGCCAACAGGTAACAGTGATCTTCCCACTGATTGCATGCAGTCCCCAGACCTTCCTGGGTACTTCATTTTGGTCAAGTCTTAA
- the TMEM40 gene encoding transmembrane protein 40 isoform X3: MENLDVLFPDLTEEQQDIFQRVFTADASYLENHEKMNQSFWESLVKCLSTTDPPILNTEEKNNLLNSCSVLPGGCAACLKAIEKKGVRAMAVLYLLLKATNPSGYRQLPSSKGKDEKLKPLKRLERNLMLSQGEKKAENSSHESMDEDTQDSDGEDLGRQKTEGQLLGGIPAEVVPYRDPAYENENTHLHQWAVRWMGIRKDDEFFHFVILCFAIGALLICYYYYKDWTISLGIGLITFASLETTGIYFGLVYRIRSVLDGLVPLIDKFRPTGNSDLPTDCMQSPDLPGYFILVKS; this comes from the exons ATGGAGAACTTGGATGTCCTGTTCCCAGATCTTACTGAAGAACAGCAAG ACATTTTCCAGAGGGTTTTTACTGCTGATGCCAGTTACTTGGAAAATCATGAGAAAATGAACCAGTCCTTCTGGGAATCACTTGTAAAATGTTTATCCACCACTGACCCACCTATCCTGAATACTGAAGAAAAGAACAAT CTCCTCAACAGCTGCAGTGTCCTTCCCGGTGGCTGTGCAGCCTGCCTGAAGGCCATAGAGAAGAAAGGAGTCAGGGCCATGGCTGTTCTTTACCTCTTGCTGAAGGCAACCAACCCATCTGGGTACAGGCAGCTGCCCAGCTCCAAGGGAAAGG ATGAAAAATTGAAACCCCTGAAGAGATTGGAAAGGAATCTCATGCtttcacaaggggaaaaaaaggctgaaaactcATCCCATGAGTCCATGGATGAAGATACGCAAG ACAGTGATGGGGAAGATTTAGGAAGACAGAAGACTGAAGGCCAATTACTTGGAG GCATACCAGCAGAGGTTGTTCCCTACAGAGATCCAG CATACGAGAACGAGAACACTCACCTCCATCAGTGGGCAGTACGGTGGATGGGCATACGGAAGGAtg ATGAATTCTTTCATTTTGTCATTCTTTGCTTTGCAATTGGAGCTTTACTAATTTGCTACTACTACTATAAAG ATTGGACTATTTCTCTTGGAATTGGTTTAATCACCTTTGCTTCCCTGGAAACCACTGGGATATACTTTGGTCTGG TGTATCGAATTCGGAGCGTTCTTGACGGTTTGGTTCCTCTGATTGACAAATTCAGGCCAACAGGTAACAGTGATCTTCCCACTGATTGCATGCAGTCCCCAGACCTTCCTGGGTACTTCATTTTGGTCAAGTCTTAA
- the TMEM40 gene encoding transmembrane protein 40 isoform X2, whose amino-acid sequence MENLDVLFPDLTEEQQDIFQRVFTADASYLENHEKMNQSFWESLVKCLSTTDPPILNTEEKNNLLNSCSVLPGGCAACLKAIEKKGVRAMAVLYLLLKATNPSGYRQLPSSKGKDEKLKPLKRLERNLMLSQGEKKAENSSHESMDEDTQDSDGEDLGRQKTEGQLLGGIPAEVVPYRDPEITRREDSIAAYENENTHLHQWAVRWMGIRKDDEFFHFVILCFAIGALLICYYYYKDWTISLGIGLITFASLETTGIYFGLVYRIRSVLDGLVPLIDKFRPTGNSDLPTDCMQSPDLPGYFILVKS is encoded by the exons ATGGAGAACTTGGATGTCCTGTTCCCAGATCTTACTGAAGAACAGCAAG ACATTTTCCAGAGGGTTTTTACTGCTGATGCCAGTTACTTGGAAAATCATGAGAAAATGAACCAGTCCTTCTGGGAATCACTTGTAAAATGTTTATCCACCACTGACCCACCTATCCTGAATACTGAAGAAAAGAACAAT CTCCTCAACAGCTGCAGTGTCCTTCCCGGTGGCTGTGCAGCCTGCCTGAAGGCCATAGAGAAGAAAGGAGTCAGGGCCATGGCTGTTCTTTACCTCTTGCTGAAGGCAACCAACCCATCTGGGTACAGGCAGCTGCCCAGCTCCAAGGGAAAGG ATGAAAAATTGAAACCCCTGAAGAGATTGGAAAGGAATCTCATGCtttcacaaggggaaaaaaaggctgaaaactcATCCCATGAGTCCATGGATGAAGATACGCAAG ACAGTGATGGGGAAGATTTAGGAAGACAGAAGACTGAAGGCCAATTACTTGGAG GCATACCAGCAGAGGTTGTTCCCTACAGAGATCCAG AGATTACCAGAAGAGAAGATTCAATTGCAG CATACGAGAACGAGAACACTCACCTCCATCAGTGGGCAGTACGGTGGATGGGCATACGGAAGGAtg ATGAATTCTTTCATTTTGTCATTCTTTGCTTTGCAATTGGAGCTTTACTAATTTGCTACTACTACTATAAAG ATTGGACTATTTCTCTTGGAATTGGTTTAATCACCTTTGCTTCCCTGGAAACCACTGGGATATACTTTGGTCTGG TGTATCGAATTCGGAGCGTTCTTGACGGTTTGGTTCCTCTGATTGACAAATTCAGGCCAACAGGTAACAGTGATCTTCCCACTGATTGCATGCAGTCCCCAGACCTTCCTGGGTACTTCATTTTGGTCAAGTCTTAA